A genomic segment from Alistipes senegalensis JC50 encodes:
- a CDS encoding SusC/RagA family TonB-linked outer membrane protein codes for MLKLLRSGITFLIPVLFSFFCVGPVFSQNRPLTVKGVVRDANGMEMAGVTVLLKNSSVGTVTDSGGAFTISVPGRESVLVFSFMGYKPEEVPVGTHLALEVTLREEASAIEDVVVVGYGVQKKVSVTGSVSSVSASDIKKSTSASLSSALAGRISGLASTQSTGGQPGADDAVLYLRGAGTTNVTSPLILIDGVPRDNIRTIDPNEVESISVLKDASATAVFGVRGANGVILITTRRGQEGKAKLSINATQSFATFAKRPERLHSLDYLRMRNEALTNDGKAGIDPELFAMYENPLKGLDPNDPDYAAKAANRRYLYPDIDQYRAMFKQFAPQTTVNANVSGGTKRLSYFVNVGYTYQGGHLKTEPKSKLGYDASMRMNRWSFRSNLDYKLTESLKASLNLGTYIETVGMPSYSVAGFGDPQTMTGAMFWYSSLMLPLSPGPLTLPDHGVGIPGGGFLGAYSPVTGGTYLAVSGYEYANGFGYHNRVNANLNSTFALEWDLGRLVTKGLVLRGMISYDAVSQTSTEGVKRSKNYALQVGSDGESFNYINNFTDDINMIVYKGAGTSYKINMQAILSYNRTFGRHTVGATFVAQRDHWESGGGEMPYNVVGIAARATYDYDNRYFAEFNLGYNGSEQFSPAKRFGVFPAVSVGWVVSNESWLKDNNVLTNLKLRASYGKVGNDQMNAARFMYLDQISVAGGGYLPSLGLGQRINEAIVGNTGITWETASKYNVGVDVGLFRDLSLSVDLFREDRNDILTQRNTIPAFQGITAAQLPRVNMGEVENKGIEFEVSYNKQITKDLHLSISGNFGLNRNEVKFADEIPLGEGYAYQYRKTGYSLGQEFGYLIDRSNNGGYWTKETLASTDLVYDFGTPRPGDFVYRDLNGDGHINERDMAPVGNGTVPRRTYGLSLGLSWKGLDFSVFFQGLGGFHSVYLGNMVTETALEGSYFNWHRHAWTEERWKNGDKITYPALGTSNNTNHQRNDFFIQDKTFLRLKNMEIGYTIPAHLLRRAGITNLRIFLSGQNLVTWSRLLADHLDPEPLNPMHYPLTRMFNIGVNLSF; via the coding sequence ATGCTAAAACTTTTACGTTCCGGAATAACATTCCTGATTCCGGTGTTATTCTCGTTTTTCTGTGTCGGGCCGGTCTTTTCCCAAAACCGGCCGCTGACCGTCAAGGGTGTGGTGCGTGATGCCAACGGTATGGAGATGGCGGGCGTGACGGTTCTGCTCAAAAACTCGTCGGTGGGTACGGTCACCGATTCGGGCGGCGCCTTTACGATTTCGGTCCCCGGCAGGGAGAGCGTGCTCGTCTTCTCTTTCATGGGCTACAAGCCCGAGGAGGTGCCCGTCGGCACCCATCTCGCACTTGAAGTCACGCTGCGGGAGGAGGCTTCGGCCATCGAGGACGTGGTCGTGGTCGGCTACGGTGTGCAGAAGAAGGTCTCGGTGACCGGCTCCGTCTCCTCCGTGAGTGCCAGCGACATCAAGAAGAGCACTTCGGCGAGCCTGTCCAGTGCGTTGGCGGGCCGGATTTCGGGTCTGGCTTCGACCCAATCGACGGGCGGCCAGCCCGGTGCCGATGATGCCGTGCTTTACCTGCGCGGCGCCGGTACGACCAATGTGACCAGTCCGCTGATCCTGATCGACGGTGTGCCCCGTGACAACATTCGCACGATCGATCCCAATGAGGTGGAATCCATTTCGGTGCTGAAAGATGCTTCGGCGACGGCTGTTTTCGGAGTCCGCGGCGCCAACGGCGTCATCCTCATCACCACGCGCCGCGGCCAGGAAGGCAAGGCCAAGCTCTCGATCAACGCGACGCAGAGTTTCGCCACTTTCGCCAAGCGTCCGGAGCGCCTGCACTCGCTGGACTACCTGCGCATGCGCAACGAAGCGCTGACCAACGACGGCAAGGCCGGGATCGACCCCGAGTTGTTCGCCATGTACGAGAACCCGCTCAAAGGGCTCGATCCCAACGACCCGGACTATGCGGCGAAAGCCGCCAACCGGCGCTACCTCTATCCGGACATCGACCAGTACCGCGCGATGTTCAAGCAGTTCGCGCCCCAGACCACGGTCAATGCCAATGTGTCGGGCGGCACGAAGCGGCTCTCCTATTTTGTCAATGTGGGCTACACCTATCAGGGCGGCCACCTGAAAACCGAACCCAAGTCGAAACTGGGTTACGATGCTTCGATGCGTATGAACCGCTGGAGCTTCCGTTCGAATCTCGACTACAAACTGACCGAGTCGCTGAAAGCGTCGCTGAATCTGGGCACCTATATCGAGACGGTCGGTATGCCGAGTTATTCGGTGGCCGGATTCGGCGATCCCCAGACGATGACCGGCGCCATGTTCTGGTACTCTTCGCTGATGCTTCCGCTGTCGCCCGGTCCGCTGACGCTTCCCGATCACGGGGTGGGCATTCCCGGAGGCGGTTTCCTGGGCGCTTATTCCCCGGTGACGGGCGGAACCTATCTTGCCGTTTCGGGCTACGAATATGCCAACGGGTTCGGCTACCACAACCGGGTCAATGCCAACCTGAACTCCACGTTCGCACTGGAATGGGATTTGGGCAGACTCGTGACCAAGGGTCTCGTGCTGCGCGGCATGATCTCTTACGACGCCGTTTCGCAGACATCGACCGAGGGTGTCAAGCGCAGCAAGAACTACGCCCTGCAAGTGGGCAGCGACGGGGAGTCGTTCAACTACATCAACAATTTCACCGACGATATCAACATGATCGTCTACAAGGGCGCCGGTACGTCGTACAAGATCAACATGCAGGCGATCCTCTCCTACAACCGCACGTTCGGCCGCCATACCGTGGGCGCGACGTTCGTGGCCCAGCGCGACCATTGGGAGTCGGGCGGCGGTGAAATGCCTTACAACGTCGTGGGTATCGCGGCGCGCGCCACCTATGATTACGATAACCGCTATTTCGCCGAATTCAACCTCGGTTACAACGGTTCGGAACAATTCTCTCCCGCGAAGCGTTTCGGCGTTTTCCCCGCAGTGTCGGTCGGTTGGGTGGTCAGCAATGAATCGTGGCTGAAGGACAACAATGTTCTGACCAACCTCAAATTGCGCGCCTCCTACGGCAAAGTCGGCAATGACCAGATGAACGCCGCCCGTTTCATGTATCTCGACCAGATCTCCGTAGCAGGCGGCGGCTACCTCCCCAGCCTGGGTCTGGGCCAGCGTATCAATGAAGCGATCGTCGGCAATACCGGCATCACCTGGGAGACAGCCTCGAAATACAACGTCGGTGTCGATGTGGGACTGTTCCGCGATCTCTCGCTTTCGGTGGACCTCTTCCGTGAAGACCGCAACGACATTCTCACGCAGCGCAACACGATTCCTGCGTTCCAGGGCATCACGGCGGCGCAGCTGCCCCGTGTCAACATGGGCGAGGTCGAGAACAAGGGCATCGAGTTCGAGGTGAGCTATAACAAGCAGATCACCAAGGACCTGCATCTGTCGATCAGCGGGAATTTCGGACTGAACCGCAACGAGGTGAAGTTCGCCGATGAAATTCCTCTCGGCGAAGGGTATGCCTACCAGTACCGCAAGACCGGCTATTCGCTCGGTCAGGAGTTCGGATACCTGATCGACCGGTCGAACAACGGCGGGTACTGGACCAAGGAAACGCTCGCTTCGACGGATCTCGTCTATGATTTCGGCACGCCCCGTCCCGGCGACTTCGTCTACCGCGATCTCAACGGCGACGGCCATATCAACGAACGGGACATGGCGCCTGTCGGCAACGGCACCGTGCCGCGCCGCACCTACGGCCTTTCGCTCGGGCTGAGCTGGAAAGGACTCGATTTCAGCGTGTTCTTTCAGGGGCTGGGCGGCTTCCATTCCGTCTACCTGGGCAATATGGTGACCGAAACCGCCCTGGAAGGTTCCTATTTCAACTGGCATCGCCATGCGTGGACCGAGGAGCGCTGGAAGAACGGCGATAAGATCACTTACCCGGCTTTGGGAACGTCGAACAACACCAATCATCAGCGGAACGACTTTTTCATTCAGGACAAGACCTTCCTGCGGCTCAAGAACATGGAGATCGGCTACACGATTCCCGCACACCTGCTGCGCAGGGCCGGCATTACGAATCTCCGCATTTTCCTGAGCGGTCAGAATCTGGTCACCTGGTCGCGGCTGCTGGCCGATCACCTCGATCCGGAGCCTTTGAACCCGATGCACTACCCGCTGACCCGGATGTTCAACATCGGTGTAAACCTTTCTTTCTAA